One window from the genome of Streptomyces sp. Alt3 encodes:
- a CDS encoding IS5 family transposase: MPKRRPYPSDLSDARWELIEPVLSAWRMERRRTALHFGRPPEHDLRDIMDAILYVDRTGVQWRYLPHDFPHWNTVYGYFAKWADEGVFAQLNGLLRQLLREKEGREGEPSACVIDAQSVKTSTSVPASSQGIDAGKKIVGRKRSIATDTLGLLLAVLVTAAGVQDSVAGTHLLDQVAAEHPGIGKVWVDGGYCQHLVEHAATLGIDMEITARKPGTRGFTPIPKRWAVERTYGWLMLNRRLARDYETLPTRSEALIHLAMTSLMTRRLIGENTISWRDPKKTTEHPISG; this comes from the coding sequence ATGCCGAAGCGACGCCCGTATCCGAGTGACCTGTCCGATGCCCGCTGGGAGTTGATCGAGCCGGTCCTGTCCGCGTGGCGAATGGAGCGCCGACGCACGGCTCTGCACTTCGGCCGGCCACCCGAGCACGACCTGCGCGACATCATGGACGCGATCTTGTATGTGGACCGCACCGGGGTCCAGTGGCGCTATCTCCCACACGACTTCCCGCACTGGAACACGGTCTACGGCTACTTCGCCAAGTGGGCCGATGAGGGTGTGTTCGCGCAGCTCAACGGCTTACTGCGGCAGCTGTTGAGGGAGAAGGAGGGCAGGGAGGGTGAACCATCGGCGTGTGTGATCGACGCCCAGAGCGTCAAGACCTCCACCAGCGTGCCGGCCTCGAGCCAGGGCATCGACGCGGGGAAGAAGATCGTCGGCAGGAAGCGGAGCATTGCCACCGACACGCTCGGACTTCTCCTCGCCGTGCTGGTGACCGCGGCCGGCGTGCAGGACTCCGTTGCTGGCACTCACCTCCTGGACCAGGTCGCCGCCGAACACCCGGGCATCGGCAAGGTCTGGGTCGACGGCGGCTACTGCCAGCACCTCGTCGAGCACGCCGCGACCCTCGGCATCGACATGGAGATCACCGCCCGCAAGCCCGGGACCAGGGGCTTCACCCCGATACCGAAACGGTGGGCGGTGGAGCGGACCTACGGCTGGCTCATGCTGAACCGCCGCCTGGCCCGCGACTACGAAACCCTGCCCACCCGCTCCGAAGCCCTGATCCACCTCGCCATGACCAGCCTCATGACCCGCCGCCTCATTGGCGAGAACACCATCTCCTGGCGCGACCCGAAGAAGACCACAGAACATCCCATCTCGGGATGA